Part of the Thermodesulfobacteriota bacterium genome is shown below.
CTCCGGAAGCCACCGGCCAGAATTCAAATTTTCCGTCTGAATCGGTTTCCGTGGTGAACCGACCGTCTAAATAGATAACAATATTTTTCAAGGCCGTTTCATTTATGCCTTGCCTGCCATCTTTATTTTCGTCCAGAAAGACTGTTCCGGTGATCCTTCCCCGGCCCGGACTGCCGGTGGGTCTTCCATACAAAACAGGTTTTGTTCCTGAAGCTCTGGCATAGCTTATGGAAAATAGAACGGTTTTGCCGTCCGTGGTGGTGCTTTCCGTATTTTCCGGCTCATTCATATTGCGGTTGTAATCCGCATTTATGCTGATCAGCCAGTTTTCATAAAACTGCCAGCTGAGCCCAAACGATAAGCTGGTGCCTTTCGATTTTCCGAGTGTATTGCTTTCTGTGATCACATGTTGGGCGGTTCCTGTCAGCTTTAGGTCTGTTAGGAGTGATTTTTCGGCGGAAAGGCGAAGGCTGAGTTCATCTTCTCTAAGTTCCGTCCAGGTGTATTCGATGTCCGTATTCAGCCGGTTTAGAAAAGCGGCTTTCCACACATGATCCCACAAGGCACCATAGGTGGTTGTGTCATCTGCCGCTGTATCATTTTCATTGAGGCTTAACTGAAACCGGCTGGTGCCAAGGGGAAACCGATGCAACACAAAGCTTTTCAGCCCGTAGACCCGGTTGTCATCTTCGGCAATTCCGGAATCGGCATGGGAGGTATTTAAGTTTACGGATCCGCCGAACTGTGTTTTTGTACGATAGCGCCAGGTTCCGTTAATAAATGATGCCGTGGTGATGTTACCGGCAAGTTGCGGATTTTCATCCAGATTGTTTTTGGAAACCTCGCTTCCCAAGGTCCATTGCCAGCGGAAAGACCTGCGATTGGAGCGTAAATAAAGGCCTTCACGGTCATTGTCAATGGGGGTATCGGTCCACAGCAGGTCAGGTTCAAAATAAAATGCACCAAAGTAGTGATGCCATTTGCCGTGCTTAAAGTGATCATCCAACCACAGGCCGGCATTGCTCTGGCTGTCGCCGAGAAAATGTATTTGAAGGCTTTGAGAATTTGCAGCATCTTGATATTGGAGAACACCGGCATAGCTTCGATGGTTTTCTCCGTTTTCCGGATCAATGGTACTCCAGAACTGAGCGCCCAATTCCCACTGGTCATCAACCCGGTGAGTCGCGCCGAGTCCATATAATTTCCCTTCGGTTTTTTCAAAGGCCTGGCTGGCAATTCCTGTATATGTTCCGATTTCTCCAGCATTAAAAACCAAAGATGTATCATTACTATAAAACCTTGTATTGGCTCCCTGCAAAATAGTGGATGGCAGATAAAACCGGTAGCTTCGGCTGACCTGGGTGGGGGTAAAACTTCGGAAATGTCCGACTTCGCTGTCCATTTGAAGCCAGTCTTTGAGAACATAATCCTGCTGGCGAAAAAGAACCCGCCCGTCTTCTTTTTTTCATCATTGCGCTCATCTGATATAAGTCCTTCAGCCAGTAGTTCAAAGCTTCCGTTGCCGACGGTTTCCTGTCGCCAGCGAAGCTGTGCACCGTGTTCCGTTAGGGTGGTATCGTTGTCGGTTTCATTTTGATAATAGCGGTAGGTCATTCCGATTGATCCGGGTCCCAGGCGGCTTTCTTCATATTCCTCTTCCATTTCAATTTCTTTAATGATGTCTTCATCAATCAGGCGATCCACATAAATCGAAGGAGCAGAGCCTTCAGTCGTTTCAGGAGAGTCTCCCGGTAAAGGTGGCTCGGCGTATAAAGTGGGTGCTGTTAAAGTTAAAACAGCTAAAAATGCGGTGGGTATGGACGTGCGCAGTGAAATAAGCAAAACTCCTTAAATTCGAGTTAACAGTGACGAGTGATCGAATTGCAAATGGGCAAGTTTGTATAAACGGGTTTAATGCCAATTACTGGAAACAATATGACGATTAAAATGAAATTATAACAGTATATTACACTGTATGTCAAGATTTGTCGCGGACTTTTATAATGGTTTGACATTTTAACATAATTAAAATAAATGAATGCCAATCTATAAAACCATCAAAACAACCTACTACTAAAGGAGAAAGAGATTATGTCAGACATCATGCAAGTAATAAAAAACAAAGATCCCCAGGAAAGAGAGTTTCATCAGGCAGTAAGCGAAGTCATGGAATCGGTAAAACCGGTTCTGGATCAAAATCCTGTTTATCGGCAGGCAAAGATACCTGAAAGGATTGTTGAACCGGAACGGGTGATTTTATTTCGTGTACCATGGATGGATGATCAGGGAGAAGCGCAGGTCAACAGGGGCTTTCGTATAGAAATGAACAGCGCCATAGGCCCTTACAAGGGAGGGCTGCGTTTCCATCCGTCTGTTAATCTTGGCATTCTAAAGTTTCTCGCGTTTGAACAGGTTTTTAAAAATGCGCTGACCACACTGCCCATGGGTGGGGGGAAAGGCGGATCGGATTTTGACCCCAAAGGAAAATCGGATAACGAGGTGATGCGATTTTGCCACAGTTTTATGTGTGAGCTTTTTCGCCACATTGGGGCGAACACCGATGTGCCTGCAGGCGATATAGGTGTCGGAGCAAGGGAAATCGGTTATCTGTTTGGGATGTATAAAAAATTGAGAAACGAATTTACCGGCATACTAACCGGTAAGGGTCTCAACTGGGGAGGAAGCCTTATACGACCGGAAGCCACCGGTTTTGGTTCAGTTTACTTTGCTGCCGAAATGCTTGCTACCAAGAATAAAACACTGGAAAACATGACATGTCTGGTTTCCGGATCAGGAAACGTCGCTCAGTTTACTGCAGAAAAGCTTTTGGAGCTCGGGGCCAAAGTGGTGACTTTATCGGATTCTTCCGGGTACATTTATGATGAAAGCGGGATAGATGAAAAAAAGCTTGAATATGTAAAGATGCTCAAGAACGTAAGAAGAGGAAGGATTGGAGAATATGCCGAGAAGTATTCTTCCGCTGTTTATACTCCGGTTGACCCTGCAAACGATCATAATCCTCTATGGAACCATAAAGCAGATTGTGCTTTTCCCAGTGCCACACAGAATGAAATCAATGAAAAAGATGCCCGGAATCTGGTTAACAATGGTGTTATGCTGGTATGCGAAGGGGCAAATATGCCGACAGAACCGGAAGGCATAGATATTTTCCTTGGCAACAAGCTTCTCTATGGCCCCGGGAAGGCGGCAAATGCAGGCGGTGTTTCTGTTTCCGGTCTGGAAATGACCCAAAACAGCATGCGACTGTCCTGGACCCGTGAGGAGGTGGACGACCGGCTGAAGATAATCATGAAGAGTATTCACCAAACCTGCCTGGATGCGGCAGAACAATACGGTACCCCCGGCAACTACGTTAATGGTGCCAACATTGCCGGTTTTGTTAAAGTGGTGGATGCCATGATGGACCAGGGACTGGTTTGATTAAAACCTGGTTTTTTGGATCAGGTTAGAGAAAAACGGCTAAGCTGAATCGACTCACTCATTTTATGGGTGGCGGGTTATGGGTTGCGAGTTACGAGTGAAGAAATGAATTCCAGCTAATTTTGAATAAAAATGGAAATAGTCTTTATTCGCTTTGTTCATGCAAATATTTGAATATGTATAAAACTTTGTTCCTCAAAATTTTATGGACATGTAACACGTAATCCGCCACTCGCAACGTGTGACGTTTACCATGCATCCCCTTACAGCGATAATCAAAG
Proteins encoded:
- the gdhA gene encoding NADP-specific glutamate dehydrogenase; the encoded protein is MSDIMQVIKNKDPQEREFHQAVSEVMESVKPVLDQNPVYRQAKIPERIVEPERVILFRVPWMDDQGEAQVNRGFRIEMNSAIGPYKGGLRFHPSVNLGILKFLAFEQVFKNALTTLPMGGGKGGSDFDPKGKSDNEVMRFCHSFMCELFRHIGANTDVPAGDIGVGAREIGYLFGMYKKLRNEFTGILTGKGLNWGGSLIRPEATGFGSVYFAAEMLATKNKTLENMTCLVSGSGNVAQFTAEKLLELGAKVVTLSDSSGYIYDESGIDEKKLEYVKMLKNVRRGRIGEYAEKYSSAVYTPVDPANDHNPLWNHKADCAFPSATQNEINEKDARNLVNNGVMLVCEGANMPTEPEGIDIFLGNKLLYGPGKAANAGGVSVSGLEMTQNSMRLSWTREEVDDRLKIIMKSIHQTCLDAAEQYGTPGNYVNGANIAGFVKVVDAMMDQGLV